A single genomic interval of Ruminococcus sp. NK3A76 harbors:
- a CDS encoding SpoIID/LytB domain-containing protein encodes MNILGFDLNKKKAVIIASAAILATAGAGAAFALGGGSEQSVETSAASAVAVVKDEQIPVNTEPVDDKSVEIEGLLSFRKAGIEEYDMDFVAPETKLETKKKESVKPDTPNSFTVKLPADTSTILKPEKGAASYPGSRSIAGEYYTVYDEISGGNVTLNGHELICRIVNSEIGDSWGEEAIKAQAVAAYSYVRFNDECGYVPSVGLKAGYSAKLERCVTEVEGECVYYNGAIIDAVYSASSAGASAPSEKIWGAAHPYLKAVESAYDYKDPNYGVVKTFSKDSLKSIIEKNTGLKLSDDPRNWFEIESVFSGKYIDKMKLDGKQYISVGGTQRRVTGALMRSHILGVSNLKSTAFEISYDNGVFTFKTFGWGHGVGMSQWGACYYAKAGYTYDQILRHYYTGTTVGVSTVNNHAVERAQMTQEQLDQQAEEAKQKQEAETTETAETVTQTTEPETQEQETAAPAAETEQPAAETEQPAETTAPQEEPAAEETTASETEPKQTEQPEEYYEEEPVVDEVPPEEYDTQEYTAEQC; translated from the coding sequence ATGAATATACTCGGCTTTGATCTGAATAAGAAAAAGGCTGTCATTATCGCATCAGCGGCGATATTGGCGACGGCCGGCGCCGGTGCGGCTTTTGCGCTGGGCGGCGGCAGCGAGCAGTCTGTTGAGACCTCAGCAGCAAGTGCAGTTGCTGTGGTAAAGGACGAGCAGATACCGGTAAATACTGAACCTGTAGATGATAAGAGTGTCGAGATCGAGGGTCTTCTGTCTTTCAGAAAGGCCGGTATCGAGGAGTATGATATGGATTTCGTAGCTCCCGAGACCAAGCTCGAAACAAAGAAGAAAGAGTCCGTAAAACCGGACACACCAAACAGCTTCACGGTTAAGCTGCCGGCAGATACTTCTACTATCCTTAAGCCTGAAAAGGGTGCTGCAAGCTACCCCGGCTCACGAAGCATAGCTGGTGAGTATTATACGGTGTATGATGAGATATCGGGCGGCAATGTCACCTTAAACGGCCACGAGCTCATTTGCAGGATAGTAAACAGCGAGATAGGCGACTCGTGGGGCGAGGAGGCTATCAAAGCTCAGGCAGTTGCGGCGTATTCTTATGTGCGATTTAACGACGAGTGCGGCTATGTGCCGTCGGTCGGGCTCAAGGCAGGCTATTCTGCAAAGCTCGAAAGATGCGTCACTGAGGTCGAGGGCGAGTGCGTTTACTATAACGGCGCTATCATAGATGCTGTGTACTCCGCTTCGAGCGCAGGCGCATCGGCTCCGAGTGAGAAGATATGGGGCGCTGCACATCCTTACCTTAAGGCAGTCGAGAGCGCATATGATTATAAAGACCCGAATTACGGCGTTGTCAAGACGTTCAGCAAGGATTCGCTTAAAAGCATCATAGAAAAGAACACAGGCCTTAAGCTGTCTGACGACCCGAGGAATTGGTTCGAGATAGAGAGCGTGTTCAGCGGCAAGTATATCGACAAGATGAAGCTCGACGGCAAGCAGTATATAAGCGTCGGCGGCACACAGAGACGGGTCACGGGCGCTCTTATGAGAAGCCATATCCTCGGTGTGAGCAACCTTAAATCAACAGCGTTTGAGATATCATACGACAACGGCGTGTTTACCTTCAAGACGTTCGGCTGGGGTCACGGCGTCGGCATGAGCCAGTGGGGTGCCTGCTACTATGCAAAGGCCGGCTATACCTACGACCAGATCCTCAGACACTACTATACAGGCACGACTGTGGGCGTTTCTACTGTCAATAACCATGCTGTAGAGCGTGCGCAGATGACTCAGGAGCAGCTTGACCAGCAGGCTGAGGAGGCCAAGCAGAAGCAGGAGGCTGAAACTACCGAAACAGCCGAGACTGTGACACAGACCACCGAGCCTGAAACTCAGGAGCAGGAGACTGCCGCCCCGGCAGCCGAGACTGAGCAGCCGGCAGCCGAGACTGAGCAGCCGGCAGAGACTACAGCTCCGCAGGAGGAGCCGGCAGCAGAGGAAACAACTGCTTCCGAAACCGAGCCTAAGCAGACAGAGCAGCCTGAGGAGTACTACGAGGAAGAACCGGTAGTTGATGAGGTACCCCCCGAGGAGTATGACACCCAGGAATACACGGCTGAGCAATGCTGA
- a CDS encoding cell wall hydrolase yields the protein MKVIKMKQRKSSEGVKAQVRTASVKKVSAAFGLVLTLAAVGAVGYYGATADKGGIATDEKEPVVTTAPAVTEAPVETYEADEEYSETVTWWKAGVEDYDFAEVTTTEAAEAETETTTTTKKTAAVKAETTTAAKKTTKATTTKKTSTKKTTVEEVKGLKVYATAAVNVRKGADTSYDKLGTLAPDTEVKVTGKTSDGWYRIKYGDQEGYVCADFFTTDKPAAATTKAAKKTTTTTTAAKKAETTTTAAPQSNSGTISYTDEEYEMLCYVLQGEVGNCSEASKIAVANVVINRVKSGRFGNSIKAVLTAPNQFTAINGYYNRSKTPSQNTRDCALRALNGEDNSNGATYYYAPRYCGGATAAWFESLTFCMELDGQRFFR from the coding sequence GTGAAAGTGATAAAAATGAAGCAAAGAAAATCTTCGGAGGGTGTTAAAGCGCAGGTCAGGACTGCTTCTGTAAAGAAAGTCTCGGCTGCTTTCGGGCTCGTGCTCACGCTCGCTGCTGTCGGTGCGGTAGGCTACTACGGTGCTACTGCTGACAAGGGCGGTATAGCAACAGACGAGAAAGAGCCTGTGGTAACAACAGCTCCCGCAGTCACAGAGGCTCCTGTGGAGACTTATGAGGCTGATGAGGAATACTCCGAAACAGTGACATGGTGGAAGGCAGGCGTCGAGGATTACGACTTCGCTGAGGTGACAACTACAGAGGCTGCCGAGGCTGAGACCGAGACGACTACCACAACAAAGAAGACGGCTGCTGTAAAGGCAGAGACAACAACAGCTGCAAAGAAGACTACAAAGGCGACCACCACCAAGAAGACATCGACAAAGAAAACAACAGTTGAGGAAGTCAAGGGCCTTAAGGTCTATGCTACCGCCGCTGTAAACGTAAGAAAAGGCGCCGACACATCTTATGATAAGCTCGGTACCCTTGCTCCCGATACAGAGGTAAAGGTAACAGGCAAGACATCTGACGGCTGGTACAGGATAAAGTACGGCGACCAGGAAGGCTATGTATGCGCTGACTTCTTCACAACAGACAAGCCGGCTGCTGCAACAACAAAGGCTGCAAAGAAGACTACTACGACTACTACAGCTGCCAAGAAGGCTGAGACAACAACTACAGCTGCTCCTCAGTCGAATTCCGGCACTATAAGCTATACAGACGAGGAGTATGAGATGCTCTGCTACGTCCTCCAGGGCGAGGTAGGCAACTGCTCCGAGGCAAGCAAGATAGCTGTTGCAAACGTAGTTATAAACCGTGTTAAGAGCGGCCGCTTCGGTAACAGCATAAAGGCTGTTCTGACAGCTCCTAACCAGTTTACTGCGATAAACGGCTACTATAACCGCTCTAAGACTCCTTCACAGAACACAAGAGACTGTGCGCTGAGAGCTCTTAACGGCGAGGATAATTCCAACGGTGCTACATATTACTATGCCCCCAGATATTGCGGCGGCGCAACAGCTGCATGGTTTGAGTCCCTTACATTCTGTATGGAGCTTGACGGGCAGAGATTTTTCAGGTGA
- a CDS encoding class B sortase, whose amino-acid sequence MSMANEINTTHVKERQNFFVRAAKYFIPWKGDGVSEVFRKLMFIASIAVFVVSLDSLSDYLRADKQELTYFEEIRSLEPDFGDDNSSVSGDTVDTTDKKGTITKIENPVITVEPRELQDWALPLLERNDDVVGWLKIPGIKDGNGNAIINYPVLQHESSNDYYLHHNIDGAQTESGSIFADCVVPITLEGQADNITLYGHNMMAGTQFAALQKFKKGADFIKQNPLIEFNTIYEKNQKYVVLATFIGIDAEDQDGGEGAFDYWNYRNFDSDGHYSFETWKTNILKYSWIDNSIDFNEGDDFLTLSTCTYELGSYRTVRWVVVAKKMTVKDSLDEIVESYKDKADKDIYFFRAWRDTYGNKKVIVGS is encoded by the coding sequence ATGTCTATGGCCAATGAGATCAATACAACGCACGTTAAAGAAAGACAGAATTTCTTCGTGAGAGCTGCAAAGTATTTTATCCCGTGGAAGGGCGACGGCGTGTCTGAGGTGTTCAGAAAGCTGATGTTCATAGCATCTATCGCCGTGTTCGTTGTATCGCTCGATTCACTGTCGGATTACCTCAGGGCTGATAAGCAGGAGCTTACATACTTTGAGGAGATACGCTCGCTTGAACCGGATTTCGGTGACGACAACTCGTCTGTGAGCGGTGATACGGTAGATACCACCGATAAAAAGGGTACGATCACAAAGATAGAGAACCCGGTGATAACAGTTGAGCCGAGAGAGCTTCAGGACTGGGCGCTGCCGCTTCTTGAAAGAAACGACGACGTGGTCGGCTGGCTCAAGATCCCCGGCATCAAGGACGGCAACGGCAATGCGATAATCAATTACCCCGTATTGCAGCATGAATCAAGTAATGACTATTATCTGCACCATAATATAGACGGCGCACAGACCGAGTCGGGAAGCATATTTGCCGACTGCGTAGTGCCGATAACACTTGAAGGGCAGGCTGACAACATAACGCTTTACGGCCATAATATGATGGCAGGAACGCAGTTCGCAGCACTCCAGAAATTCAAGAAGGGCGCAGATTTTATAAAACAGAATCCTCTTATCGAGTTCAATACGATATATGAGAAAAACCAGAAGTATGTTGTTCTGGCAACATTCATCGGTATAGATGCTGAGGATCAGGACGGCGGCGAGGGTGCTTTCGATTACTGGAACTACCGTAACTTCGATTCTGACGGGCACTATAGCTTTGAAACATGGAAGACCAATATTCTCAAATACTCGTGGATAGATAACTCGATAGATTTCAATGAGGGTGACGATTTCCTGACGCTTTCTACCTGTACCTATGAGCTCGGCTCGTACAGAACGGTAAGATGGGTAGTAGTGGCAAAGAAAATGACAGTCAAGGACAGCCTCGATGAGATAGTGGAATCCTATAAGGATAAGGCAGACAAGGATATCTATTTCTTCAGGGCTTGGAGAGATACCTACGGCAATAAAAAGGTCATCGTAGGATCATGA
- a CDS encoding CinA family protein has product MSEFAKPYKVVTETLDIVTQRVVKYMKDKGLSLSTAESCTGGLVSQSITSVPGASAVFKGGVCSYSEEVKQKVLGVSAKTLDEFTVYSPQVASQMSEGVMRLMGTDAAIGITGIAGPDGGDDDKPVGTVYVSVRFGDREIVKDLALYKEYDELDRKKVRWLAATGSLELLLEIMEKREG; this is encoded by the coding sequence ATGTCGGAATTTGCTAAGCCTTACAAAGTGGTAACAGAAACCCTTGACATAGTAACACAACGTGTAGTAAAATATATGAAAGACAAGGGGCTAAGTCTATCTACAGCTGAGAGCTGTACGGGCGGCCTCGTTTCACAAAGCATTACTTCGGTGCCGGGCGCATCGGCTGTCTTTAAAGGCGGCGTGTGCTCCTACAGCGAAGAAGTAAAGCAAAAGGTGCTTGGTGTTTCGGCAAAGACTCTTGATGAGTTCACGGTCTATTCTCCGCAGGTGGCTTCGCAGATGAGCGAGGGCGTTATGCGGCTCATGGGTACAGATGCTGCAATAGGCATCACAGGTATCGCAGGGCCCGATGGGGGAGATGATGACAAGCCTGTCGGGACGGTGTATGTCTCGGTGAGGTTCGGTGACAGAGAGATCGTCAAAGACCTGGCGCTGTATAAGGAATATGATGAATTAGACAGGAAAAAGGTCCGCTGGCTGGCGGCGACAGGCTCGCTTGAGCTGCTGCTTGAGATCATGGAGAAAAGAGAGGGCTGA
- the thiI gene encoding tRNA uracil 4-sulfurtransferase ThiI — translation MKEIILCKYGEIALKGLNRNTFEAVMQKNIKHRLKELGEIEYSRSQSTLYVEPEEGIDIDEVVDRLSKVYGIVKLCRAKKIEKTMEAVLSEETTDYLREELENARTFKVNAKRSDKRFPLKSPEICREMGHVICERFPHLTVDVHDPDVTIVVEIRETNAFVHAGAIEGAGGIPIGTSGKALLLLSGGIDSPVAGCMIAKRGATIQAIHFEAPPYTSERARQKVERLAAKMAAYCGDIKFHCVPFTKIQEAIRDNCKEEYFTIIMRRLMMEIAVKIAAKEDIQCLVTGESLGQVASQTMYAMVCTDAVSTLPVFRPCIGMDKSEIVEISRKIDTFETSIEPYEDCCTVFTPKHPKTRPTLADVEKEQARFDFSEMVETAVNNTSAYYIKMC, via the coding sequence ATGAAAGAGATAATACTTTGCAAGTACGGCGAGATAGCTCTCAAAGGTCTTAACAGAAATACCTTTGAGGCGGTAATGCAGAAAAATATAAAACACAGGCTCAAAGAGCTCGGCGAGATAGAATACAGCCGCTCGCAGTCCACACTATATGTCGAGCCTGAGGAGGGCATAGACATCGACGAGGTAGTTGACAGGCTGTCAAAGGTCTACGGCATCGTCAAGCTGTGCCGTGCAAAGAAGATAGAAAAGACTATGGAAGCTGTTCTCTCTGAGGAAACAACAGATTATCTCAGGGAGGAGCTTGAAAATGCAAGGACATTCAAGGTTAATGCCAAGCGCTCGGACAAGCGCTTCCCGTTAAAATCGCCGGAGATATGCCGTGAAATGGGTCATGTCATCTGCGAAAGGTTCCCTCACCTGACGGTTGACGTGCATGACCCTGACGTTACCATAGTCGTTGAGATAAGGGAGACGAACGCATTCGTCCATGCCGGAGCTATCGAGGGCGCAGGCGGTATCCCGATAGGCACGAGCGGCAAAGCCCTGCTGCTTCTCTCGGGCGGCATCGACTCACCTGTCGCCGGCTGCATGATAGCTAAGAGGGGAGCGACCATACAGGCGATACATTTTGAGGCACCGCCCTACACATCAGAGCGTGCAAGACAGAAGGTCGAGCGCCTTGCTGCAAAAATGGCGGCCTACTGCGGCGATATCAAATTCCACTGCGTACCCTTTACAAAGATACAGGAAGCTATCAGAGACAACTGTAAAGAAGAATACTTTACAATAATCATGAGAAGGCTCATGATGGAAATTGCTGTTAAAATCGCAGCTAAAGAAGATATCCAGTGCCTCGTCACAGGTGAGAGCTTGGGTCAGGTAGCAAGCCAGACGATGTATGCTATGGTCTGCACAGACGCTGTGAGCACGCTTCCCGTGTTCCGTCCCTGCATCGGAATGGACAAGAGCGAGATAGTCGAGATATCGAGAAAGATAGATACCTTTGAAACATCTATCGAGCCGTATGAGGACTGCTGCACGGTCTTCACACCCAAGCACCCCAAGACAAGGCCTACACTTGCTGATGTCGAGAAGGAGCAGGCAAGGTTTGACTTCTCGGAAATGGTGGAAACTGCCGTGAATAACACAAGTGCATATTATATAAAAATGTGCTGA
- a CDS encoding cysteine desulfurase family protein, which yields MIYLDNAATTAVCDEAKAAAAQGFECFGNPSSLHGVGLKAENLIRDARAVIAQSLGVKDKEIFFTSCATESSNTVISGAAKAYGKRRKKIITTTIEHPSVAEPIKALEEQGFEVVRISPDESGKITPEMITSQVDKNTLLVSVMYVNNETGYILPVDKIFKAVKRINPETVCHCDCVQSFMKLPFRAKDLGADCISISGHKLHAPKGIGALYVRSGVRIVPLLLGGGQESGFRSGTENVALINSFAAAVKRLSPTVMQRYEIMSELKKRLIANLAGKEGINVNSGDDCSPYVISVSVERIKSETMLHFLEERDIYVSSGSACSKGKKSGVLSELKIPDKYLDSTVRVSLCAENTADDIDAFTAALLEGQECLAKIR from the coding sequence TTCGTCGCTTCACGGCGTGGGGCTTAAGGCAGAGAACCTGATAAGAGACGCAAGAGCTGTTATCGCACAGTCACTGGGCGTTAAGGACAAGGAGATATTCTTTACATCGTGCGCCACCGAGAGCAGCAACACCGTTATTTCCGGCGCTGCAAAGGCTTACGGCAAGCGCCGCAAAAAGATAATAACCACAACTATCGAGCACCCATCTGTCGCAGAGCCGATAAAGGCACTTGAAGAACAGGGTTTTGAGGTGGTGCGCATATCGCCTGACGAGAGCGGCAAGATAACCCCTGAGATGATAACCTCGCAGGTCGACAAGAACACGCTGCTCGTAAGCGTTATGTATGTCAACAACGAGACAGGCTATATACTGCCGGTCGATAAGATATTCAAGGCCGTCAAGCGAATAAACCCCGAGACTGTCTGCCACTGCGACTGCGTGCAGAGCTTTATGAAGCTGCCGTTTCGGGCGAAGGACCTGGGCGCTGACTGCATCTCGATAAGCGGCCACAAGCTCCATGCGCCGAAGGGCATAGGTGCTTTGTATGTCAGGAGTGGTGTGAGGATAGTTCCTCTGCTGCTCGGCGGCGGACAGGAAAGCGGCTTCCGTTCGGGTACAGAAAATGTCGCACTTATAAATTCGTTCGCTGCCGCAGTAAAAAGGCTCTCGCCCACTGTAATGCAAAGATATGAAATAATGTCTGAGCTCAAGAAAAGGCTCATTGCAAACCTCGCCGGCAAAGAGGGGATAAACGTAAACTCGGGCGATGACTGCTCGCCTTATGTTATCAGCGTGTCGGTCGAGAGGATAAAGAGCGAGACGATGCTGCACTTCCTTGAAGAGCGGGATATATATGTGTCCTCCGGGTCGGCCTGCTCAAAGGGCAAGAAAAGCGGTGTGCTGTCAGAGCTTAAGATACCTGACAAGTACCTTGACTCGACCGTGAGGGTGTCGCTCTGTGCCGAGAATACCGCTGATGATATCGACGCATTCACAGCGGCTTTGCTTGAAGGTCAGGAGTGCCTTGCTAAGATAAGATAG